The window TTCACCAACGAGGCCTGCCCGTTCCTGCCCTGCCATCAGGGGGTGACGCGGGAGTTCAACTGCCTGTTCTGCTATTGCCCGCTGATCGCCTATGAGTGCCCGGGGCCGTACGAGGTTTACACCGACAAGAACGGCCTGACGCGCAAGGACTGCTCGGCCTGCAAGCTGCCCCATGACGGCTATCTGCAATCATGGAATTTCATCCAGAAATGGCTCGAATACCCGGTGGTCTGGAAAGGCGAGGAGCAGACCGATCCGCCGACGAAGCGGCCAAGACCGCCGGGGGCGCCGGAGGACGAGGACGAGGAATAGACGGACGTTTTTCTGCGCCGGTGCTGGCGCCGCAGGGTGATGGTCTCCGTCCATCGTCATTGCGAACGAGCGAAGCGAGCGCGGCAATCCAGGGCCGCGCTTCCAACATGCCGAGCGCCGGTGGCTGATGCTCCTGTGCCCGCCAAACCCTCCGTCGTCACCCCGGACTTGATCCGGGGCCCATTGTCCCTCTCGACACGGTATGTCGGTTGTTGGTTGGAACGGGCAGTGGTCCGAGGGCAGGCCGCGCCAAAGCCGATGCGGGCAACCGTGCGGATAGGGGCAATGGATCCCGGGTCTCCGCTTCGCTCCGCCCGGGATGACGGCGGAGGGTGCAGCGATCAAGCGATCCAGTTCGCAAATGCCGTTCTGGATCCACGCGTCGCCTTCGGTCCCTCGCGATGCCGGCGCACCTCATCTGCTTTCGCCAGTATGGCGTCCTCGTTACCGCGCGAGCCCCAAAAGCGCGTCGAGGTCGAGGTCCTGTTCCAATTCGCCGGCAAAGGCGTCGAGGGCGGCTTCCACGGCCTCTTCGTACTGGTGCCTCGATGCCGCGCCGCCCATTTCCGAAATCCAGTGGCTCCTGAACGCGTCTGCGGAAAAGAGGCCGTGCAGGTAGCCGCCCATGATGCGACCGTCGGGCGAGACGGCGCCTTCGGGGCGGCCATCGAGC of the Rhodobium gokarnense genome contains:
- a CDS encoding cysteine-rich small domain-containing protein is translated as MQPKDMTKNEAFKGFTNEACPFLPCHQGVTREFNCLFCYCPLIAYECPGPYEVYTDKNGLTRKDCSACKLPHDGYLQSWNFIQKWLEYPVVWKGEEQTDPPTKRPRPPGAPEDEDEE